A window of the Linepithema humile isolate Giens D197 chromosome 4, Lhum_UNIL_v1.0, whole genome shotgun sequence genome harbors these coding sequences:
- the LOC105668183 gene encoding uncharacterized protein PF3D7_1120000 has translation MPATGIINKLRLIYKRIRSSDCYLSRFPIFGFSGVAGLLSLRSYCFNFSKFKMARIVFLVTVLAALCYISQANPVQVESTEDMQNELKSVSDIKNKISEKFEEIKDELKNTLEKSKKKSDKFLKQLIEEFGSDKGIVKETLKTIIENYEECKEKWVGNVDEKVKKAQELLKNSKNEILQKFNDVVKPEKLREILEKLTEEAKGNTKDIFKEQFERMEAKGIELKNIFKDKLEETIKNIKTNGKEGLKDFLKAVEELKQKAKESKEKLLEKVRSTLDQLKNTRKDILEGFKENAEKYVENVEATIKNKLEDMKKKGEELQQETKELIEDIRKKLGEKPKELKGELQNKITDLRNKLSEWKEKAENLIEEINTNVKEYEKELCKKLEDALEKASNKIKKLGTNMKEVTKEIKNEFTEQFTNTITEMENFIKKITKKFTEIGEELAKTAENFKDLLKDKFKKGGGTIKDTVKDIADKAEGIVNELKKTRDRISDNLTKNAEDIINKLNEMRKDANKKTNKVTDAIRGLFG, from the exons ATGCCAGCAACAGGTATAATAAACAAGTTACGACTAATATATAAACGTATTCGTTCGAGTGATTGTTACTTATCACGATTCCCGATCTTCGGTTTCTCCGGCGTAGCCGGTCTTCTGTCTCTTCGatcatattgttttaatttttccaaattcaAGATGGCACGCATTGTTTTCCTAGTGACTGTGTTAGCGGCTCTGTGCTACATAAGCCAG GCTAATCCGGTGCAAGTAGAAAGCACTGAAGATATGCAAAATGAACTTAAATCGGTGtctgatattaaaaacaagatATCAGAAAAGTTTGAGGAAATAAAAGATGAATTAAAGAATACATTAGAAAAATCGAAGAAGAAGTctgataaatttctaaaacagCTTATAGAAGAATTTGGGTCAGACAAAGGGATTGTCAAGGAGACCTTGAAgacaattatagaaaattacgAGGAATGTAAGGAAAAGTGGGTTGGAAATGTAGatgaaaaagtaaagaaagcTCAAGAACTGCTCAAGAACTCAAAAAACGAAATCCTCCAGAAGTTCAATGACGTTGTCAAACCTGAAAAGTTGCGTGAAATATTAGAGAAGCTCACTGAAGAAGCTAAAGGTAATACCAAGGATATTTTCAAAGAACAGTTTGAAAGAATGGAAGCTAAAGGAATCGagttaaagaatatttttaaagataaattggaagaaactataaaaaatataaaaactaatggTAAAGAAGGTCTAAAGGATTTTCTTAAAGCTGTAGAAGAATTGAAACAGAAGGCTAAAGAGTCAAAAGAAAAGCTGCTAGAGAAGGTAAGATCTACACTTGATCAGTTAAAAAATACGCGCAAAGATATTTTGGAGGGTTTCAAGGAAAATgctgaaaaatatgtagaaaatgtAGAAGCAACCATCAAAAACAAGCTagaagatatgaaaaaaaagggCGAAGAACTTCAACAGGAGACAAAAGAACTGATTGAAGATATTCGCAAGAAATTAGGAGAAAAACCTAAAGAGCTCAAGGGCGAACTACAAAACAAAATCACGGACCTTCGTAACAAATTGAGTGAATGGAAGGAGAAGGCTGAAAATCTGATTGAAGAGATAAACACAAATGTGaaagaatatgaaaaagaGCTTTGCAAGAAGCTAGAAGACGCTTTGGAGAAAGCcagtaacaaaattaaaaaacttggAACAAATATGAAAGAAGTCactaaagaaattaaaaacgaaTTCACTGAACAATTCACAAACACAATAACTGAGatggaaaatttcattaagaaaattaCCAAGAAGTTTACTGAGATTGGCGAAGAACTCGCAAAGACCGCTGAGAATTTCAAAGATCTATTGAAGGACAAATTCAAAAAGGGCGGTGGAACAATCAAAGACACTGTCAAGGACATTGCAGATAAAGCAGAAGGAATTGTTAATGAGTTGAAGAAAACCAGGGATAGAATTTCGGACAATCTAACAAAAAACGCAGAAGACatcattaacaaattaaacgaGATGCGTAAGGACGCCAATAAAAAGACGAACAAAGTAACGGATGCAATCCGCGGCTTGTTCGGATAA
- the LOC105668180 gene encoding uncharacterized protein: protein MKSFLILEILLLAIAATSIVQARKAEHTCGSLGSGVNACKCGEVVVKAAKVQKPLLYASPEAINEAAKARAGLSRYNVYQGCGAGKSSSSSSSSNTGYKSISSSSSSSASAISSIGIQGGLSSGSSRLQSPLYSVSGRQTVSDSGCGCGKKSGSLAVHDLLSSDTHGAVVPNFPPIGDLCYPNSPSSSYQMTTKVTPAYPGKIKCSPAIPYEVCIQILNGQIDAEGLRKLNLATANGASFTGGHGLLSSASASGASSNFGVSNVGSTVFGRSDSSSNLGRYTSNVGGFAAYGKPYAGSYAGTRTGLDFGINGLNGYKTYGNSFGTTSSSLDAFQNSAASQRYGCESADLELAQDYSYPRLPADPVSLSLAYKNLFPRTVLYNKRSFVPEDKLAFGHRTVPIESAPSKRVPDVPEEKLQILDKPVVELQPVLSTPISLGCYDDEKEEAKLAELEAIERERINRQEIVEQTQGNFITYGDLGYAPINTSPGKYRTLPVVQPTVNVVGAEEDGVSCGPVGPPVPGYVPGGIMIDQEIVVPEGGEIDDDIQRDTEQVHFLGGASDEDDIDDSTSGIFARLKSTARKYGSACGIP, encoded by the exons ATGAAGTCCTTTTTGATTCTGGAAATTTTGCTCCTGGCGATAGCGGCTACGTCCATCGTCCAGGCACGCAAAGCAGAACATACTTGCGGAAGTTTAGGCTCAG GTGTCAACGCGTGTAAATGTGGAGAAGTAGTGGTGAAGGCAGCTAAAGTACAAAAACCATTGTTGTATGCGTCGCCAGAAGCAATCAATGAAGCTGCAAAAGCACGCGCAGGTCTTTCCAGATATAATGTCTATCAGGGATGTGGTGCTGGAAAAAGTAGTAGCAGCAGTAGCAGCAGTAACACCGGCTATAAGAGCATCAGTAGCAGCAGCAGTAGCTCTGCAAGCGCCATATCTTCTATCGGTATCCAAGGAGGATTGAGCAGTGGAAGCAGTCGTCTTCAGTCTCCTCTTTATTCCGTCTCGGGTAGACAGACCGTTTCTGATTCTGGTTGCGGATGCGGAAAAAAATCCGGATCTCTTGCGGTTCATGATCTCTTGTCTTCTGATACTCATGGAGCTGTTGTGCCCaa CTTTCCACCGATTGGTGACTTGTGTTACCCGAACTCTCCTAGCAGCAGTTATCAAATGACCACCAAGGTGACACCGGCATATCCTGGCAAAATCAAATGCTCCCCTGCCATTCCTTACGAAGTTTGTATACAAATACTCAACGGGCAAATTGACGCGGAAGGATTGAGAAAACTTAATTTGGCGACCGCCAACGGTGCCAGCTTCACTGGTGGACACGGGTTGTTAAGCAGTGCAAGTGCATCTGGTGCATCAAGTAACTTTGGTGTTTCTAACGTAGGCAGTACAGTTTTCGGAAGATCCGATAGTTCGAGTAATCTTGGAAGATATACTTCGAATGTTGGTGGCTTCGCAGCATACGGAAAACCATATGCAGGATCATACGCAGGTACAAGAACGGGTTTggattttggaataaatgGTTTAAATGGATACAAAACATATGGGAATAGCTTTGGAACAACGAGCAGTTCACTTGATGCATTCCAAAATTCAGCAGCAAGCCAAAGATATGGTTGTGAATCTGCCGACTTAG AATTGGCCCAGGATTATTCCTATCCACGGTTACCAGCGGATCCGGTTTCGCTCTCTTTGGCATATAAAAATCTCTTTCCGCGTACCGTGTTGTACAATAAGAGATCGTTCGTGCCAGAAGATAAGCTAGCATTCGGTCACAGAACCGTGCCAATCGAATCAGCGCCTAGTAAGAGAGTGCCGGATGTACCTGAAGAGAAACTTCAGATTCTCGACAAGCCCGTCGTGGAACTGCAGCCAGTATTGTCGACTCCTATCTCCCTCGGCTGTTACGACGACGAGAAGGAGGAAGCCAAGTTGGCGGAACTTGAAGCTATCGAGCGTGAAAGGATAAATCGACAAGAAATCGTTGAACAGACGCAAGGAAATTTCATCACATATGG AGATTTGGGATACGCGCCAATCAACACATCACCAGGAAAGTACAGAACCTTACCAGTCGTGCAACCAACAGTCAATGTGGTCGGTGCAGAAGAAGACGGAGTAAGTTGTGGTCCGGTAGGGCCACCGGTCCCCGGCTACGTTCCTGGCGGTATTATGATCGATCAAGAAATTGTAGTACCCGAAGGCGGCGAAATAGACGATGACATTCAGAGGGATACCGAACAAGTGCATTTTCTGGGTGGAGCTAGTGACGAAGATGATATCGACGATTCGACATCTGGAATATTTGCCAGACTAAAAAGCACCGCTCGAAAATACGGTTCTGCGTGTGGCATTCCATGA
- the LOC105668189 gene encoding uncharacterized protein: MKQPVDSGIIEFPSERTMANSNILAAFAILLISLSLSSAFIQQDLGISQDFETYFDNEQQFLREKRQNNLQDLFEEKQDFVKLEENLSEAQTIHEKRTVGEEKISQIDDKKDEAQEKLSTPKTSNDIKENVQDDTFSYRNMHDFIQAMILVDESGIIERLQKMQELENATESEKLSNLPKRHASASASASATATAVTSDLLGGNLWDAVPLTDLDSHSCEVESIEYGHVHLSGIVVHELFCELRKFWHYILIILRNLKEGLTLGPLVAGEAIVSGSHGILSRLLHYIPHVFRHIIKEPHHLLLLPDIFCDAVPFPSITGAIHRVKHVFFKLLHFVRELIHGHIRCVLRHIFHHLGTGLREKLHGLCLGKLHHLGLHSAFPLEESVTSVTSATATATATATTSDNVIPDYHRSLAEVLTSLRGFYNGYHASGIPQLIRTGVGSISTSSAVSTVRSYVSRLPFSNYFGCGQNAAVTSTATSAVSTSSASAASVATPVIAPIMSPTIVPITPIVESEIASASASATASVVTETQPLIAPVVSVAPTVYPCEPTSIVPSDVSAATATATATATAAASSPVEIPLIEPVPIFSPAIDTVESAVSASSSASAATLTAPEIIALSANNPGSTVTSTAAASAAASNVVSSPLPFSLPQFRYRPRPILSPVLSPAAASASAVSSASSSSTGGPTLFIPNQYGLNFNRYRRPLFRQPIHSSVPSAAAASAAASAATSLGGTSASTASAVSSLADNLNFVLPRQDIIGALGSDYLLPGDVIAITLKNRSVLCGHVFDGSSPIRFSFLKPKLRASVIRNGRRIWNLLPRHFRNPQCVRRLNNPLLLRYGQHWL; the protein is encoded by the exons ATGAAGCAACCTGTGGACTCTGGGATCATCGAGTTCCCATCGGAACGTACTATGGCGAATAGCAACATTCTTGCGGCGTTTGCCATTCTCCTGATTTCTTTGTCTTTAAGTTCGGCTTTTATTCAGCAAGACCTGGGCATTTCTCAAgattttgaaacatatttcGACAATGAGCAACAGTTTCTTCGGGAAAAAAGACAGAATAATTTACAAGATTTATTTGAGGAAAAGcaagattttgtaaaattggaAGAAAACTTATCGGAGGCTCAAACCATTCATGAGAAAAGAACGGTCGGAGAAGAAAAGATAAGCCAGATAGACGACAAGAAAGACGAAGCGCAGGAGAAATTGAGCACGCCGAAAACAAGCAACGATATCAAAGAAAATGTTCAg gATGATACATTTTCGTACAGGAATATGCACGATTTCATTCAAGCAATGATTCTTGTGGACGAATCAGGTATCATTGAAAGACtgcaaaaaatgcaagaaTTAGAG AATGCCACGGAATCCGAAAAACTCAGCAATTTACCGAAACGTCACGCATCCGCATCCGCATCCGCTTCTGCAACTGCAACCGCAGTCACCAGCGATCTATTGGGGGGAAACCTTTGGGATGCTGTTCCTCTAACTGATTTAGACTCTCATTCCTGCGAGGTCGAGTCCATTGAATACGGTCATGTGCATCTCTCGGGTATAGTCGTACATGAGCTCTTTTGTGAGCTGAGAAAATTCTGGCATTATATTCTGATCATCTTGCGTAACCTCAAGGAGGGACTCACTTTGGGACCATTGGTTGCCGGTGAAGCCATCGTCTCAGGCAGCCACGGCATCCTTAGTCGCTTGTTACATTACATCCCGCATGTTTTCAGACATATCATCAAAGAACCTCATCATCTACTGCTTCTACctgatatattttgtgatgCCGTACCGTTCCCTAGCATCACCGGTGCTATTCATCGAGTTAAGCACGTCTTCTTCAAGCTactgcatttcgtgcgcgaGTTGATTCATGGACATATTCGCTGCGTTCTCAGACACATTTTCCATCATTTGGGTACGGGACTGCGAGAAAAATTGCACGGACTTTGTCTAGGAAAATTGCATCATTTGGGACTTCATTCGGCATTTCCATTAGAGGAATCAGTTACATCTGTAACATCTGCAACGGCGACAGCAACGGCGACAGCCACGACAAGTGACAACGTGATTCCGGATTATCACAGATCATTGGCGGAAGTTTTAACTTCTCTCCGCGGTTTCTACAACGGCTATCATGCGTCCGGAATACCTCAGCTAATCAGAACCGGCGTGGGAAGCATTTCCACGTCCTCGGCAGTCTCCACTGTTAGATCATACGTTTCCAGATTGCCTTTCTCGAATTACTTTGGATGTGGACAGAACGCCGCAGTGACGAGTACGGCGACCAGCGCGGTTAGCACATCAAGTGCGTCAGCAGCTTCCGTTGCCACGCCAGTAATAGCACCAATAATGAGTCCAACAATAGTGCCAATAACACCTATTGTTGAATCCGAGATTGCGAGCGCTTCAGCGTCCGCTACTGCGTCCGTTGTCACCGAAACGCAGCCGCTGATTGCACCCGTCGTTTCTGTGGCACCAACGGTATATCCCTGCGAACCAACATCCATTGTTCCGTCTGATGTTTCGGCGGCTACAGCAACAGCGACAGCGACGGCGACAGCAGCGGCATCATCACCGGTAGAGATTCCACTAATCGAACCAGTGCCCATTTTCTCTCCAGCGATCGACACCGTTGAAAGCGCGGTATCCGCAAGTAGCTCCGCGAGCGCGGCGACTCTTACCGCGCCGGAAATCATCGCACTTTCCGCCAATAATCCTGGAAGCACTGTGACATCGACCGCTGCAGCGTCTGCAGCTGCTTCGAATGTTGTCTCGTCTCCTTTACCGTTCAGCCTACCACAATTCAGATACAGACCCAGGCCCATTCTATCACCCGTCCTGTCTCCTGCAGCAGCAAGTGCATCTGCCGTTAGTAGTGCATCTTCATCTTCGACAGGCGGTCCGACTTTATTTATACCAAATCAATATGGTCTAAACTTCAATCGTTATAGACGTCCGCTGTTTCGTCAACCGATTCATTCTTCTGTGCCGTCGGCTGCAGCCGCATCGGCTGCAGCATCGGCCGCCACGTCATTAGGAGGAACTTCAGCTAGCACAGCTAGCGCTGTTTCCTCGTTGGCTGACAACTTGAATTTTGTCTTGCCTAGGCAGGATATCATCGGTGCTCTGGGATCCGATTATCTACTGCCGGGCGACGTTATTGCCATCACTTTGAAAAATAGATCAGTTCTATGCGGTCACGTGTTCGATGGTAGCAGCCCGATTAGGTTCAGTTTTCTCAAGCCGAAGCTACGAGCTTCGGTCATTCGCAATGGGAGACGAATTTGGAATCTCTTGCCTAGACATTTCAGAAATCCGCAATGTGTTAGGAGGCTTAATAATCCTCTTCTTTTGCGTTATGGTCAACACTGGCTTTAA
- the LOC105668184 gene encoding uncharacterized protein, translating into MAALFKLQYLIIIIGVCLHLRSSYGFPLSCNGVQIITYGEPCYSSHQLPVTIEEPVEEYVTEPSKSLYRPLKLNYRAISTESPTCYQVQNEYPISIQVPQITEPLKIVTPDPYRGKSYKYDIQTPSIPCTPIPMSYNFDLQMPPPPPPSAISTPKPIKLLTDLTSKIDKVLIPACETSCIKTCVN; encoded by the exons ATGGCGGCGCTGTTCAAATTACAATatcttatcattattattggTGTTTGTTTGCATTTAAGGTCTTCTTACGGGTTCCCTCTATCGTGTAATGGAGttcaaataattacatatggAGAACCGTGTTATTCGTCACACCAGCTACCTGTTACAATCGAG GAACCCGTAGAAGAGTATGTAACAGAACCCAGCAAATCTCTCTACCGGCCACTCAAGTTGAACTATCGAGCTATCTCGACGGAGTCGCCGACATGTTATCAAGTGCAAAACGAATATCCGATTTCAATACAAGTACCTCAAATTACCGAACCATTAAAAATAGTTACGCCGGATCCTTACCGAGGGAAATCTTACAAATATGACATCCAGACTCCATCGATCCCATGCACGCCAATCCCGATGAGTTACAACTTTGATCTTCAAATGCCACCTCCGCCACCTCCATC AGCGATATCAACACCCAAGCctattaaacttttaacagATCTTACTAgtaaaattgacaaagttTTAATTCCTGCCTGTGAAACATCATGTATTAAAACTTGTGTTAATTAA